A stretch of the Archangium violaceum genome encodes the following:
- a CDS encoding sterol desaturase family protein — MDGSNTTLHTILAMYQEERFFFIAVCSTLLSITAFLAFALPWTWVAYKNPESLKKYRVQGRDFPVRRWFVPSLQRFAFNNLVSFMSVLVSWPLLRLSGIHSGELPPWYVIVGQIAFFIVLDDFLYYWMHRALHTRWLYKHIHSVHHRITTPFALTGNYMHAVEFMLTSTLVMMGPALVGAHVVTLWAWIVFRQLEAADGHSGYDVPWNPALLVPFYKGPVYHDFHHRRFFGNYAGFFSYLDKLFGGTYSKGYEEYRRAQPQPQPPPQAEPQPQPPQP; from the coding sequence ATGGACGGCTCGAACACCACGCTCCACACAATCCTGGCGATGTACCAGGAGGAGCGCTTCTTCTTCATCGCCGTCTGCTCCACGCTGTTGAGCATCACCGCGTTCCTGGCGTTCGCCCTGCCTTGGACGTGGGTTGCCTACAAGAATCCCGAGTCGTTGAAGAAGTACCGGGTACAAGGCAGGGACTTCCCGGTGCGGCGCTGGTTCGTGCCCTCGCTGCAACGGTTCGCCTTCAACAACCTGGTGTCCTTCATGAGCGTGCTGGTTTCCTGGCCGCTGCTGCGCCTGTCGGGCATCCACTCGGGCGAGCTGCCGCCCTGGTACGTCATCGTCGGGCAGATTGCCTTCTTCATCGTCCTGGACGATTTCCTCTATTACTGGATGCACCGGGCGCTGCACACGCGCTGGCTCTACAAACACATCCACTCGGTGCACCACCGCATCACCACGCCCTTCGCGCTCACCGGCAATTACATGCACGCGGTCGAGTTCATGCTGACCTCGACGCTGGTGATGATGGGGCCCGCGCTGGTGGGGGCGCACGTGGTGACGCTGTGGGCGTGGATTGTGTTCCGGCAGCTCGAGGCGGCCGATGGGCACTCGGGCTACGACGTGCCGTGGAACCCGGCGCTGCTCGTTCCCTTCTACAAGGGGCCCGTCTACCACGACTTCCACCACCGGCGTTTCTTCGGCAACTACGCCGGTTTCTTCTCCTACCTGGACAAGCTCTTCGGCGGCACCTACTCCAAGGGCTACGAGGAGTACCGCCGGGCGCAGCCGCAACCGCAGCCGCCGCCCCAGGCGGAGCCGCAGCCCCAGCCACCGCAGCCGTAG
- a CDS encoding energy transducer TonB → MTPGATDRATQRVASRGAGPGGTLSRVSLALGASVVLHVLGMAALWRDASEPERSRAGGPLEVELVWREAARSAGAEGTGRRSPEDLEPVRPPERVSRRVEKAPGRSTVATPSRAERARPPPSTEARVEEPGAASAGEPPEATALAAPGGSEAGTPERGSPETSEGAPGGSTSGVGLSSGGGVPGAGVDSELLAYREWLSRHVTRQRRYPAQAVRLGMEGTARVRVRINRDGSLAAPPRLEGSSRFRVLDAEALRMVKAAAPFSPLPPELARESAEFVIPVSFSLRSAAG, encoded by the coding sequence ATGACGCCGGGAGCCACGGACAGAGCCACGCAGCGGGTCGCCTCGCGAGGGGCCGGACCTGGAGGCACCCTGTCTCGCGTCTCCCTGGCCCTCGGGGCCTCGGTGGTGTTGCACGTGTTGGGCATGGCGGCCCTGTGGCGCGATGCGTCGGAGCCGGAGCGCTCCCGGGCGGGCGGGCCGCTCGAGGTGGAGCTCGTCTGGCGCGAGGCGGCGCGGAGTGCCGGAGCCGAGGGGACCGGGCGGCGCTCCCCGGAGGACCTCGAGCCAGTGCGTCCGCCCGAGCGTGTGTCGCGCCGGGTGGAGAAGGCGCCCGGGAGGAGCACGGTCGCGACGCCCTCCCGCGCGGAGCGGGCTCGGCCCCCACCGTCGACCGAGGCCCGGGTGGAGGAGCCGGGAGCCGCGTCCGCCGGAGAACCTCCAGAGGCCACGGCCCTGGCGGCTCCGGGAGGGTCCGAGGCGGGCACGCCCGAGAGAGGTTCGCCGGAGACCTCCGAGGGCGCTCCAGGCGGGAGTACCTCCGGGGTGGGCCTCTCCTCGGGAGGCGGCGTGCCGGGGGCGGGGGTGGACTCGGAGTTGCTGGCATACCGTGAGTGGCTCTCTCGCCACGTCACCCGGCAACGGCGCTACCCGGCGCAGGCGGTGCGACTCGGGATGGAGGGCACCGCGCGGGTCCGCGTCCGTATCAACCGGGATGGCTCGCTGGCGGCGCCCCCTCGACTGGAGGGCTCCTCTCGCTTCCGGGTGCTGGATGCCGAGGCCCTGCGCATGGTGAAGGCCGCCGCTCCCTTCTCCCCACTGCCTCCTGAACTTGCCCGGGAGTCCGCCGAGTTCGTCATCCCGGTGAGCTTCTCCCTGCGCTCCGCGGCCGGTTGA
- a CDS encoding phospholipase D-like domain-containing protein codes for MKTCWPLLVLALLLAGCPLPNHRLALRIHDDVPDTHEGLSLAWYQTVGVELEPGNQVQLVHNGHVFDILEQEIRAARSSIHILVYIWRAGDPSDRLIKALRERHPGVACRILVDPLGSMRFQADVGPQLVAAGCEVRVFRPIRGTIATFNLKRLQSRLHRKLAVRDGVSGLTGGWGIWKSWEGNGKKPGEWRDANIWVQGPAVRGIQLAFAQNWQEAGGGMLPDDAFPDPIPASGEARAGFVTHTAAPVLTNAERMTLLAIASAKERLWIANSYFIPTGAIQDMLIAKAKAGVDVRVLTPGRHHDIPPVHEGQRATYARLLENGVRIWEYEVSMMHSKTLLVDDRLSMVGSTNLDPLAFSAEEGSLVVDDATLASQLAKDFEEDMRHSVEIRWDSWRRRGLFKRLSERVTVLFGKYL; via the coding sequence GTGAAGACCTGTTGGCCGCTGCTGGTGCTCGCCCTTCTGCTGGCGGGCTGTCCCCTGCCGAACCATCGGCTCGCCCTGCGCATCCACGACGATGTGCCCGACACGCACGAGGGCCTGTCGCTCGCCTGGTACCAGACGGTGGGCGTGGAGCTGGAGCCGGGCAACCAGGTGCAGCTCGTCCACAACGGCCACGTCTTCGACATCCTCGAGCAGGAGATTCGCGCCGCCCGCTCCAGCATCCACATCCTCGTCTACATCTGGCGCGCGGGAGACCCGTCGGACCGGCTCATCAAGGCGCTGCGCGAGCGTCACCCCGGAGTGGCCTGCCGCATCCTGGTGGACCCGCTGGGCAGCATGCGCTTCCAGGCGGATGTGGGGCCCCAGCTCGTGGCGGCTGGCTGCGAGGTGCGCGTGTTCCGCCCGATACGGGGCACCATCGCCACCTTCAACCTCAAGCGCCTCCAGTCGCGGCTGCACCGCAAGCTCGCCGTGCGGGATGGCGTGTCCGGGCTCACCGGCGGCTGGGGCATCTGGAAGAGCTGGGAGGGCAACGGGAAGAAGCCGGGCGAGTGGCGCGACGCCAACATCTGGGTGCAGGGGCCGGCGGTGCGCGGCATCCAGCTCGCGTTCGCGCAGAACTGGCAGGAGGCCGGAGGTGGCATGCTCCCGGACGACGCCTTCCCGGACCCCATCCCCGCCTCGGGCGAGGCCCGCGCCGGCTTCGTCACCCACACGGCCGCGCCCGTGCTCACCAACGCCGAGCGCATGACGCTGCTCGCCATCGCCTCGGCGAAGGAGCGGCTGTGGATCGCCAACTCGTACTTCATCCCCACCGGCGCCATCCAGGACATGCTCATCGCCAAGGCGAAGGCCGGGGTGGACGTGCGGGTGCTCACGCCCGGGCGCCACCACGACATCCCTCCGGTGCACGAGGGGCAGCGGGCCACCTACGCGCGGCTGCTGGAGAACGGGGTGCGCATCTGGGAGTACGAGGTGTCGATGATGCACTCCAAGACGCTGCTGGTGGATGACCGGCTGTCGATGGTGGGCTCGACGAACCTGGACCCGCTGGCGTTCAGCGCCGAGGAGGGCTCGCTGGTGGTGGACGATGCGACGCTGGCGTCGCAGCTCGCCAAGGACTTCGAGGAGGACATGCGCCACTCGGTGGAGATTCGCTGGGACTCGTGGCGCCGGCGCGGCCTCTTCAAGCGGCTGTCGGAGCGGGTGACGGTGCTCTTCGGCAAGTACCTCTGA